Genomic window (Fluviispira vulneris):
GACACCATGTTTTGTATGAGCAAAATTAGCATTTAGAACACGCATTCCACCAATTAAAACTGTCATTTCAGGAGCTGTTAGAGTGAGAAGATTGGCCTTTTCTATCAGTAATTCCACTGCAAATTGTTCTTGCCCTTTACGGACATAATTACGGAACCCATCTGCAATGGGTTCAAGCACTGAAAAGGAATCCGCATCTGTTTGCGCTTGCAAAGCATCCATGCGTCCTGGCGAAAAAGGAACTTTAATTTTGTGGCCAGCTATCTTCGCAGAAGCTTCAATAGCAGCACAGCCTCCTAAAACAATTAAATCTGCAAGTGAGACCTTTGTTTTTCTTCCTTTAACGGTATTAAAATCCTGTTGAATTGTTTTAAGTTTGTTAAGTACTTTTGCCAATTCCAAAGGCTGATTCACTTCCCAGTCTTTTTGAGGTAAGAGACAAATACGTGCTCCATTTGCTCCTCCTCGTTTGTCACTGCCACGATAAGTTGCAGCAGATGCCCAAGCAGTGTTGACAAGTTGCGAGACACTCAAGCCACTTTTTAAAATCTTAGCTTTTAAAACTGTAATTTCCTTCTCACCAATCAGTTTATGCTTTGCTTTTGGAATAGGGTCCTGCCAAATCAGATCTTCCTTAGGCACAAGAGGTCCTAGATAACGCACTTTGGGACCCATATCTCGATGGGTTAACTTAAACCACGCGCGAGCGAAAGTGTCGGCATATGACTTCATATCTTTCATAAAACGACGTGAAATCTTTTCATAAATAGGATCCATACGCATAGCAAGATCAGCTGTTGTCATAATTGGGGCATGACGTTTAGTGGGATCGTGTGCATCTGGAACAGTTTTTCCAGCAGAAGGATCCTTTGGAATCCATTGGTGAGCTCCAGCTGGGCTTTTTGTTAATTCCCATTCGTAGCCAAACAGAGTTTCGAAATAGCTATTGTCCCATTTTATGGGAGTAGGGGTCCAAGCACCTTCGAGGCCGCTTGTTATAGTATGAATTCCTTTTCCGCTGCCAAATGAGTTTTTCCAACCTAAACCTTGTTCTTCAAGAGTGGCTCCTTCTGGTTCAGGGCCAACATATTTACTGGGATCTGCAGCACCATGGGTTTTACCAAAAGTGTGACCACCAGCAACAAGAGCAACGGTTTCTTCATCGTTCATAGCCATTCGTGCAAAAGTTTCTCTAATATCTCTAGCTGAAGCAATCGGATCGGGTTTGCCATTAGGTCCTTCAGGGTTCACATAAATAAGACCCATCTGAACTGCAGCAAGAGGATTGGCAAGTTCACGATTCCCGCTGTAACGTTCATCGCCTAACCATTTTCGTTCGGGACCCCAAAAAATATCCTGCTCAGGTACCCAAACATCTTCACGTCCACCACCAAAACCAAAAGTCTTAAATCCCATGGAGTCTAAGGCAACATTTCCAGCAAGAATCATTAAATCAGCCCATGATATTTTACGCCCATATTTCTGCTTGATAGGCCAAAGTAAACGACGCGCTTTATCTAAATTTCCATTATCTGGCCAACTGTTAAGTGGTGCAAAGCGTTGAGAGCCTGAACCAGCTCCTCCACGGCCATCTGCTACGCGATATGTTCCTGCGCTGTGCCATGCCATACGAATAAATAAGGGCCCATAATGACCATAATCTGCCGGCCACCAATCCTGTGAATCTGTCATGAGGAAGTGCAAATCTTTTATGACGGCTTTAAGATTAAGACTTTTGAACTCCTCGGCATAATTAAAACTTTTTTCCATCGGGTTAGAAAGAGAAGAATGTTGATGCAAAATATTTAAATTAATTTGATTTGGCCACCAATTTGCTATTGAATTCGTCACAGCCATTGTTGAAAGAGGACACTTTGAATGAGAAGTCAAGTTTCACTCCTTTTTATAATCGATGAAATTTCTAATAATTATATAATTCAAGAACAAACGAGTCAATTAAGCTTTTACAACAATAGTATGACATAAAGTAACTAGAGTTGCTTAAAATTTGGCAGTATTTGTTTCCTAGTTTATAAATAACATCGCTCAAGTCGACTTGAGTGATGTTACTTTTTACTTATAATTTAAAATTCTATTTTTTGCTTGTGCTGAAATTAAACTAGCTCTTTGTTGCAACGATAGTTACAAAAACTCCTAATACATCTGGTAGAATTTTGAAATTTGAAAATCCAGATTTTTCTAATATACTGCATAATTGTTTCGGTGTTCTTAAAGTATTTTCATTAAAATTTGTAAAGTGTTTGAAAAATAAAGTCTGTAATCTAATTCCTTCTGAGTTTATTTTATCCATTTTCCAAGTTGAGTCCACATTATAATCTGGGGGTGGGACAGTTGTACTTGTTATAAGCTCACCTCTCTCTTTCAACGAATTATGTATTTTTTTATACATTTCGATTTGCTTTTCATCATTATCTACATAAATATTAAGTCCGTTGCTAATAAATAAATCATATTCATTTTTATAATTAATTTCCCAAGCATCTTCTCTTGTAAATTTGCAATGGTAAGTTAATCCCTTCGTCAATGAAATAGCTCTTGCTTGTTGTAGACTAGAAGAGTCAAGATCAATTCCATGAAGCATAAAGTTTTTATAATCTTGGAAATTTAATGATAAAATATCATTCATCAAGCCACATGGTAGAGAGGCAATTTTTATATTATCCTTTAAACGTTTTTGTATTTCAGATTTGAAAATTTGATATCGACTTTGGGTAGCAATGGCGATTGGTAAATTTTCCATGAGATAATTTTCATCTTTATTTTCTGAGACATTAAAGCCTAGTCCTTTTGTCTCAGGATATGAGCACATATATTCAGTCCAAAAACCATTAAAACCACTATTTTCAATTAAAAATCTTCCCATTTCAGAGCTTTTAAATTTATCAAGAATTTTAATCAATTCATCTTGCAGGATAACATCGATATTATTATTTTTAATTTTTTTTAATAATTCCTGATATGTATTATTAAAATTATCATTTTGCACATTCTTATGAGACAATATATTATAGTGCTCATGAATATTCATAGAAATCTCCTTATATATAATAACGTTAAAAACTGCATCAATATATCTCTCTGAGTAAAATAAAACAAATTTTAAGTTAAAAATATTTTAAGCTGATTGACTTGATTTTAAATAAAAAACAAACTACTTTCTCTGAGTTCTAAAATAAGAATTAAATATAGAAGGGAGACTTAATGGAGAATAATATTCTTCTAAAAGGTTTTGTGAAAATTAGACCTGAATTCGAAATTGATCAGAATAATTATGCACAAATGAATAATACAATACAATATCAGGCGTATTTAAAAGAAAATAACGATAAAGAAAATATTGAATTCAAAAATTTAAATTTTCAAAAAATAAAACACTATATGTGTAAATCTGATCGAATAAAAAAGAGAGCTTTTTTCATTCCTGATATGCTCAATGAAGATCCTAATTTGAGAGTAATAAGTAATACAAATCGTCACCATTTTGGGGCAAATTTAAAAGAAAGAATGGAGGTATTCGAAAAAATCTCTTTAAAGTTATTCAACGAGTTTTATGTCGAAGAAAGTTATAGACCAGATATATTATGCTTTACGACTAGCTCAGGTTATATAGCTCCATCTCCTGTACAAACTTTTTTATCAAATAGGGGGTGGTTAAATACAAATGTTTTTCAAGTTTCACATACTGGTTGTTACGGAGCATTTCCATCCATTAATATAGCTGCTGGACAACTATCTTATCGCTTACTTTCTGAAGGTAAGGCATTATCTGCAGAAATTGTGCATATAGAAGCAAATTTTCTTCATTATAATCCAAGCCAAAATGATACGGCACAGCTTATAAATCACAGTTTATTTGGCGATGGTGCAATTAAATATAAAGTCGAATTTGAAAATGAACATAATTGCCAAAATGCATTAAAATTAATGTATACGTTTGATAAAATTCTTCCTAATACGACTGATATAGTAAAATTTTGGATAAATGATTTTTCATTCCATAATGTAATGTCAAAACATTTAGCTGATGTAGTTATAACAAATATCGATGATTATTTAAAAGAATTATGCAGTAAAGCTATGTTGAATTACGATGATATGAAAGAAAATGCTGTTTTTGCTCTTCATCCTGGAGGACCAAAGATTTTAGATGGCATTACTAAAAAATTAAGTTTAAAGCCTTGGCAAGTAGAAAATAGTTACTGGGTTCTTGAAAATTATGGAAATATGGCAAGCGCCACTTTACCTCATGTACTCGAGAGAATTGTCAAAGACGATAATTTAAAAGGCAAATATGTGATTGCTATTGGCATGAGCCCCGGTTTAACTTTAGGGAGCGCAGTATTTAAAAGGGTTTAATTTATTTTGGCTGTTTAAAACTCAATCTTTTTATATCGATACATAAACTATCTTTAGAAAAAAATTAATGTCATTCATTGATATCTAATTTTTTTACCAGAGAGATAAACTTAATTCATTTAATACATCCAAAAAAACCAAAAATTTTCTTATTTGAAATAATTAAAAAATATAATGTATATTTTTTAGATATGTAAAAAAATACTTGGTTTAATTCATCAGTTAAAAACAACAGAATTTTATAATTTTAAATATAAAATAATATTTATTTATTATATATAAAAACATTATGATATAAAATAAATAAATAAATTTTATACAATGATCATCATATATTTAAATTCAATATTTTTCATTCTTTTATTAATTAAGATTTATTTATTAAATAAAATAAAGCTGGTAATAATATTTTATAATTTATACTACAATATATTCATATGAGATAGTTATTGTTACTTACCAAATAATTTTGAATTAAACTTAGAAAATTAATTATTAATATAGTCTGCTTTATAAGAACAATAATTGTTCATTTTACTTGAAATTTAATTTTTTTCGCTCTATAAGGAGAAATAAATTATTATGCTTTAAAATTTTCATTTGGGAAAAAATAAGTATATAAAAAATATCAATCAAAATTTTTTTCAAGGATTCTAAACATTAGGAATTAAAAAATATGAATAATAAGATACTTCTTACTCCATTTCAAAAAACTTTTTATTTTGAATGGAAACTTGATCCAACTCGCACTGATTATCATATGGTCTTAGATCAAGTACTAGAAGGTGA
Coding sequences:
- the katG gene encoding catalase/peroxidase HPI — its product is MTSHSKCPLSTMAVTNSIANWWPNQINLNILHQHSSLSNPMEKSFNYAEEFKSLNLKAVIKDLHFLMTDSQDWWPADYGHYGPLFIRMAWHSAGTYRVADGRGGAGSGSQRFAPLNSWPDNGNLDKARRLLWPIKQKYGRKISWADLMILAGNVALDSMGFKTFGFGGGREDVWVPEQDIFWGPERKWLGDERYSGNRELANPLAAVQMGLIYVNPEGPNGKPDPIASARDIRETFARMAMNDEETVALVAGGHTFGKTHGAADPSKYVGPEPEGATLEEQGLGWKNSFGSGKGIHTITSGLEGAWTPTPIKWDNSYFETLFGYEWELTKSPAGAHQWIPKDPSAGKTVPDAHDPTKRHAPIMTTADLAMRMDPIYEKISRRFMKDMKSYADTFARAWFKLTHRDMGPKVRYLGPLVPKEDLIWQDPIPKAKHKLIGEKEITVLKAKILKSGLSVSQLVNTAWASAATYRGSDKRGGANGARICLLPQKDWEVNQPLELAKVLNKLKTIQQDFNTVKGRKTKVSLADLIVLGGCAAIEASAKIAGHKIKVPFSPGRMDALQAQTDADSFSVLEPIADGFRNYVRKGQEQFAVELLIEKANLLTLTAPEMTVLIGGMRVLNANFAHTKHGVFTKKPEILSNDFFVNLLDIQTKWQKSGTAGLYEGRDSKKGVVKWTGTSVDLIFGSNSQLRAIAEVYASSDAKSIFIHDFIAAWHKVMNLDRFDLIEKKKNK
- a CDS encoding class I SAM-dependent methyltransferase produces the protein MNIHEHYNILSHKNVQNDNFNNTYQELLKKIKNNNIDVILQDELIKILDKFKSSEMGRFLIENSGFNGFWTEYMCSYPETKGLGFNVSENKDENYLMENLPIAIATQSRYQIFKSEIQKRLKDNIKIASLPCGLMNDILSLNFQDYKNFMLHGIDLDSSSLQQARAISLTKGLTYHCKFTREDAWEINYKNEYDLFISNGLNIYVDNDEKQIEMYKKIHNSLKERGELITSTTVPPPDYNVDSTWKMDKINSEGIRLQTLFFKHFTNFNENTLRTPKQLCSILEKSGFSNFKILPDVLGVFVTIVATKS
- a CDS encoding 3-oxoacyl-[acyl-carrier-protein] synthase III C-terminal domain-containing protein, whose amino-acid sequence is MENNILLKGFVKIRPEFEIDQNNYAQMNNTIQYQAYLKENNDKENIEFKNLNFQKIKHYMCKSDRIKKRAFFIPDMLNEDPNLRVISNTNRHHFGANLKERMEVFEKISLKLFNEFYVEESYRPDILCFTTSSGYIAPSPVQTFLSNRGWLNTNVFQVSHTGCYGAFPSINIAAGQLSYRLLSEGKALSAEIVHIEANFLHYNPSQNDTAQLINHSLFGDGAIKYKVEFENEHNCQNALKLMYTFDKILPNTTDIVKFWINDFSFHNVMSKHLADVVITNIDDYLKELCSKAMLNYDDMKENAVFALHPGGPKILDGITKKLSLKPWQVENSYWVLENYGNMASATLPHVLERIVKDDNLKGKYVIAIGMSPGLTLGSAVFKRV